The Streptomyces clavuligerus genome includes a region encoding these proteins:
- a CDS encoding cytochrome P450, with product MSFPSSSVDLLDERVLADPCPVHAALRAVGPVVRLARHHAWAITHHQAVEEALTTGILIPRPADSSTPACPGHHPRPDTAAVRAVQTVLRQAREVLAGHTHAGVTDAAAAARHLTARTVLALAGTPRPAPLRLPARKPVTAALAALLHPTPPPTRPKTRPAGPGARPDGAGKGLSPVVRCALAHADVTAAGLTETLWQLAHHPDQWTRVRAQPSRLAPAALHEALRLQPPQPHQVFTAAATVLLSGVEVAAGDEVWLLHRAAGRDPAQWGPTADSFDIHRPRTNPRLPGSHCPTATALARAQTTTLLQALAAHPYLTPAAAPGRTHTTTQHTWLFAPLTTNPTTSHNPRGLPAS from the coding sequence GTGTCCTTTCCGTCTTCCAGCGTCGATCTGCTCGATGAGCGGGTCCTGGCCGATCCCTGTCCTGTGCACGCGGCGCTGCGGGCCGTCGGGCCGGTCGTCCGGCTCGCCCGCCACCACGCCTGGGCGATCACCCACCACCAGGCCGTCGAGGAAGCCCTCACCACCGGCATCCTCATCCCGCGCCCCGCCGACAGCAGCACCCCCGCCTGCCCCGGACACCACCCGCGGCCAGACACCGCCGCAGTCCGGGCGGTGCAGACCGTGCTCCGGCAGGCGCGGGAGGTACTCGCCGGGCACACCCACGCCGGAGTCACCGACGCCGCCGCCGCGGCACGGCACCTGACCGCACGCACGGTCCTCGCCCTGGCCGGCACCCCCCGGCCGGCCCCCCTGCGCCTCCCCGCCCGCAAACCCGTCACCGCTGCCCTGGCCGCCCTCCTCCACCCCACACCACCCCCCACCCGGCCGAAAACCCGGCCGGCCGGGCCCGGCGCCCGGCCGGATGGGGCCGGGAAGGGCCTGTCCCCGGTGGTGCGGTGCGCGCTGGCGCACGCGGACGTCACCGCCGCGGGGCTCACCGAGACGCTCTGGCAGCTCGCCCACCACCCTGACCAGTGGACCCGGGTCCGCGCCCAGCCGAGCCGTCTCGCCCCGGCAGCCCTCCACGAAGCCCTCAGGCTCCAGCCACCCCAGCCGCACCAGGTGTTCACCGCGGCGGCCACCGTGCTGCTGAGCGGGGTGGAGGTGGCGGCCGGGGACGAGGTCTGGCTCCTGCACCGCGCGGCGGGCCGCGACCCCGCCCAGTGGGGCCCCACCGCCGACAGCTTCGACATCCACCGCCCCCGCACCAACCCCCGCCTCCCCGGCTCGCACTGTCCCACCGCCACCGCACTGGCCAGGGCCCAGACCACCACGCTGCTCCAGGCCCTGGCCGCCCACCCCTACCTGACCCCGGCCGCCGCCCCCGGCCGCACCCACACCACCACACAGCACACCTGGCTCTTCGCCCCCCTCACCACCAACCCCACCACCAGCCACAACCCCCGCGGACTCCCGGCCTCATGA
- a CDS encoding NUDIX hydrolase, which translates to MLRTAPSAAVHPAAGFTASHRSPGRVTAVITRPGRGEVLLVARRGPGGALRWQLPTSGIRSGETAAAAARRAALDDTGVRVDPDVRLEHTGARAECRQIHMVCTVTAGVAYVPPGRGIADVAWVSPTALTAYLPRLCASLHRLLNPRPVPGLTP; encoded by the coding sequence ATGCTCCGTACCGCCCCCTCGGCCGCCGTGCACCCGGCAGCCGGGTTCACCGCCTCTCACAGATCTCCCGGCCGCGTCACCGCGGTCATCACCCGGCCCGGCCGCGGGGAGGTCCTGCTGGTCGCCCGCCGCGGCCCCGGAGGCGCACTGCGCTGGCAGCTCCCCACCAGCGGCATCCGCTCGGGGGAGACCGCGGCCGCCGCCGCGCGCCGCGCCGCCCTGGACGACACCGGGGTCCGCGTCGACCCCGATGTCCGGCTGGAGCACACCGGGGCCCGGGCCGAATGCCGCCAGATCCACATGGTGTGCACCGTGACAGCCGGAGTCGCGTACGTGCCCCCCGGCCGGGGCATCGCCGACGTCGCCTGGGTCTCCCCCACCGCACTGACCGCCTACCTCCCCAGGCTCTGCGCATCCCTTCACCGCCTCCTCAACCCCAGACCCGTGCCCGGTCTCACGCCGTAA
- a CDS encoding Scr1 family TA system antitoxin-like transcriptional regulator — MTATYLTALRRRRGLRVEDVCQAIGLRTGHIEAIEAAQTRLDPITAQRLMGLYRLPDPAERASVLVRLSGEPGGDVVRDEDARWPERLAAIEAAAGRITVCSGRHIPPLLRSPLCTHVLARTGTTEHPQAATRPLTDGHARVTAVLCGSVLTRGLPGAAGHAVMAQQLQHLIDLTESGRAEIRIVPQRRLLALPYGSLTEIGGDRTLYAEETTIGVVYSAGPGSRHARQTISTALRHACSISESLTLLEQARTRNASSLSSP; from the coding sequence GTGACGGCCACGTATCTCACCGCGCTGCGCCGGCGCCGCGGCCTGCGGGTGGAGGACGTATGCCAGGCCATCGGCCTGCGAACGGGCCATATCGAGGCGATCGAGGCCGCGCAGACGCGCCTGGACCCGATCACGGCGCAGCGCCTGATGGGCCTCTACCGGCTCCCCGATCCCGCGGAGCGGGCGAGTGTGCTCGTTCGTCTGAGTGGTGAGCCGGGCGGGGACGTGGTCCGTGACGAGGACGCCCGGTGGCCGGAGCGGCTCGCCGCCATCGAGGCCGCCGCCGGGCGGATCACCGTCTGCTCCGGCCGACACATCCCCCCGCTCCTGCGCAGCCCCCTCTGTACCCACGTCCTGGCCCGCACCGGCACCACCGAGCACCCGCAGGCAGCAACCCGCCCCCTGACCGACGGTCACGCCCGGGTGACGGCGGTGCTGTGCGGGTCCGTCCTGACACGCGGGCTGCCGGGTGCGGCGGGACATGCCGTGATGGCACAGCAGCTGCAGCACCTGATCGACCTGACGGAGTCGGGCCGGGCGGAGATCCGGATCGTTCCCCAGCGCCGTCTGCTCGCGCTGCCGTACGGCAGCCTCACCGAGATCGGCGGGGACCGGACCCTGTATGCCGAGGAGACCACCATCGGGGTCGTCTACTCGGCCGGCCCCGGAAGCCGTCACGCCCGGCAGACCATCAGCACCGCGCTCCGCCACGCCTGCAGCATCAGCGAGAGCCTCACGCTGCTGGAACAGGCCCGCACACGGAACGCCTCCTCCCTTTCTTCTCCGTGA
- a CDS encoding DEAD/DEAH box helicase, translated as MVVTAKPLWPHQREALKDLGAALASESRATNVMACGTGKTRVGAEVARLVSPDGPVLIVVPTLDLVAQTLTAWREGVGREALGRVVAVCGDKEVMDRDVSDDLGRHQVTVVSDPGHLAGILRTDHGRLTVAITYQSLPKLVAAHEVRGVRPWGLIVVDEAHRSAGRGGRQWSVVHDDVRVPAVRRLYMTATPRLVRAGDGDASEVVSMDDEKVFGRVAHRLSFARARERGLLAGYRVVVCVVTDGEMHRLATESDGDGRTFLQVGSTAVAASMLARQVAVLRAADTYGVGRMLTYHRTVSDARWFSRTLPRTGELLGQPAGLTTGFVHGSQPRAQRRAELAKLVDGSLGRVVVSNARVLSEGYDAPAVDAVAFIDARKSAIDTVQAVGRALRLGGRRDKMAHIFVPVVLEPGQDPVGALQGSAYGPVWQVVSALAAHDEALGAELDARRHDLGRYRSPGREGSLRELPGWLRFNGVPVPPRFAEAITVATVRSTTSSWEENLGAAAGYAEEHGDLLVRKDFVTVSGLALGQWIRWVRQLHSDGKLSQARRARLDELGMVWDVLDENFSRCLEAAAAYRAEHGHLRVPRGYTVPGPGGFALGAWIANVRSRRDRLSAGQREALDALGMVWAVFAQDWEQGVEAARAYRQREGHLRVPPGHTEADGRGSEGFALGLWLARKRDQRKHLTADRTAELDALGMVWNPWEDTWRRYFEAARAHHARHGHLDLPKRQTVRLADGVEADLGSWLSRQRAEMKAGTLSAERTAALDALGVNLTGAHERFWQTGITAARAFHAEFGHLNVPASHTTHSPGGEKVSLGKWLSKVRDRHSRGQLTGERISELDALDMVWDVHEVTWQEYYTAAQRYYRTHHHLRIPVKYVTGAPEELRLGNWISRQRADFRAGKLSVQRIKALTGIGMRWPT; from the coding sequence GTGGTTGTGACAGCAAAGCCCTTGTGGCCGCACCAGCGCGAGGCGTTGAAGGATCTCGGGGCGGCGCTCGCCTCTGAGAGCCGTGCCACCAACGTGATGGCGTGCGGGACGGGGAAGACCCGGGTGGGGGCCGAAGTGGCCCGGCTCGTGTCGCCGGACGGGCCGGTGCTGATCGTGGTCCCCACCCTCGATCTGGTCGCCCAGACCCTCACCGCCTGGCGGGAGGGCGTCGGACGCGAGGCTCTGGGCCGGGTCGTCGCCGTCTGCGGCGACAAGGAGGTCATGGACCGGGACGTGTCCGACGACCTCGGCCGTCACCAGGTCACCGTCGTCTCGGACCCCGGCCACCTCGCCGGCATCCTGCGCACAGACCACGGGCGCCTCACGGTGGCGATCACGTATCAGAGTCTGCCCAAGCTGGTCGCGGCGCACGAGGTCCGCGGAGTGCGGCCGTGGGGGCTGATCGTCGTCGACGAGGCGCACCGTTCGGCGGGGCGCGGGGGCCGGCAGTGGTCGGTGGTCCATGACGATGTGCGGGTGCCCGCGGTCAGGCGTCTGTACATGACCGCGACGCCGCGGCTGGTGCGTGCGGGGGACGGGGACGCGTCCGAGGTGGTCAGCATGGACGATGAGAAGGTCTTCGGCCGTGTGGCGCACCGGCTGAGTTTCGCGCGGGCCCGGGAGCGGGGGCTGCTGGCCGGTTACCGGGTGGTGGTCTGTGTGGTCACGGACGGGGAGATGCACCGTCTCGCCACGGAGTCCGACGGTGACGGCCGTACGTTTTTGCAGGTCGGGTCGACCGCGGTGGCCGCGTCCATGCTGGCGCGTCAGGTCGCGGTCCTGCGGGCGGCCGACACCTATGGGGTGGGGCGGATGCTGACCTATCACCGCACGGTCTCTGATGCGCGCTGGTTCTCCCGGACACTGCCCCGTACCGGTGAACTGCTGGGACAGCCGGCCGGTCTGACCACAGGCTTCGTGCACGGGTCCCAGCCGCGGGCGCAGCGGCGCGCGGAGTTGGCGAAGCTGGTGGACGGCAGTCTGGGGCGGGTGGTGGTCTCCAATGCGCGGGTGTTGTCGGAGGGGTATGACGCTCCGGCGGTGGATGCGGTGGCGTTCATCGATGCGCGGAAGTCGGCGATCGATACGGTGCAGGCGGTCGGGCGGGCGCTGCGGCTGGGCGGGAGGCGGGACAAGATGGCGCATATTTTTGTTCCGGTGGTGTTGGAGCCCGGTCAGGACCCTGTGGGTGCTTTGCAGGGTTCCGCGTACGGTCCGGTGTGGCAGGTGGTGAGTGCTCTGGCCGCTCATGACGAGGCTCTGGGGGCGGAGCTGGATGCCCGGCGGCATGATCTGGGCCGGTACCGTTCCCCGGGACGGGAGGGTTCGCTACGGGAGTTGCCGGGGTGGCTGCGGTTCAACGGTGTTCCCGTGCCGCCGCGGTTCGCGGAGGCGATCACGGTGGCGACGGTCCGTTCCACCACATCCTCGTGGGAAGAGAATCTCGGTGCCGCGGCCGGCTACGCGGAGGAGCACGGTGATCTGCTGGTGCGGAAGGATTTCGTCACCGTGTCGGGACTGGCGCTCGGGCAGTGGATCCGCTGGGTCCGCCAGCTCCACAGCGACGGCAAACTCTCGCAGGCGCGGCGTGCCCGGCTGGATGAGCTGGGGATGGTGTGGGACGTTCTGGATGAGAACTTCAGCCGCTGTCTCGAAGCCGCCGCGGCCTACCGTGCCGAGCACGGCCATTTGCGCGTTCCGCGCGGCTATACCGTTCCCGGCCCCGGTGGGTTTGCGCTCGGTGCGTGGATCGCGAATGTCCGGTCCCGCAGGGACCGGCTGTCCGCCGGGCAGCGGGAGGCGCTGGACGCGTTGGGCATGGTCTGGGCGGTGTTCGCCCAGGACTGGGAACAGGGCGTGGAGGCGGCACGGGCCTACCGTCAGCGGGAGGGCCACCTCCGTGTCCCTCCCGGCCACACCGAAGCAGACGGCAGGGGTTCGGAGGGGTTCGCCCTGGGGCTGTGGCTGGCCCGCAAACGCGACCAGCGCAAACATCTGACCGCGGACAGGACCGCCGAACTCGACGCGCTGGGGATGGTCTGGAACCCGTGGGAGGACACCTGGCGCCGCTATTTCGAAGCGGCACGCGCCCATCACGCCCGCCACGGCCACCTCGATCTGCCGAAACGGCAGACCGTACGGCTCGCGGACGGCGTGGAGGCCGACCTGGGCAGCTGGCTGTCCCGGCAGCGTGCCGAGATGAAGGCCGGTACCCTCAGCGCCGAACGTACCGCGGCACTCGACGCTCTGGGCGTGAACCTGACGGGAGCCCATGAACGGTTCTGGCAGACGGGCATCACCGCCGCCCGTGCCTTCCACGCTGAATTCGGCCATCTGAACGTTCCCGCGAGCCACACCACGCACAGTCCCGGCGGGGAGAAGGTCAGCCTGGGGAAATGGCTCTCGAAGGTCCGCGACCGCCACAGCCGCGGGCAGCTGACCGGCGAGAGGATCTCAGAACTCGACGCCCTGGACATGGTCTGGGACGTCCACGAAGTGACCTGGCAGGAGTACTACACCGCCGCCCAGCGATACTACCGCACACACCACCATCTGCGGATCCCCGTCAAGTACGTCACCGGCGCCCCGGAAGAACTGCGCCTCGGTAACTGGATCAGCCGCCAGCGGGCCGACTTCAGAGCGGGAAAGCTCTCGGTGCAGCGCATCAAGGCCCTCACCGGCATCGGCATGCGATGGCCCACCTGA
- the pip gene encoding prolyl aminopeptidase has product MGELYPPVEPYEKGMLDVGDGNLVYWEACGNPDGKPALVVHGGPGSGCGTGARQIFDPDRYRVVLFDQRGCGRSIPHASEPTTDMRHNTTQHLIADMERLRDHLGIDRWLLYGGSWGSTLILAYAETYPERVSEIVIAAVTTTRRSEIDWLYRGAGRFFPEQWERFLEGAGSTPRDGAIVAAYARLMEHPDPAVREKATADWCAWEDAVLSGETNGASNPYGDRPPVAQLALVRICSHYFAHGAWLEEGALLRDAHRLAGIPGVLVHGRLDLAGPLDTAWELARAWPDAELTVVDNAGHLGSDTTRAHVLKALDRFAHQR; this is encoded by the coding sequence ATGGGCGAGCTGTACCCGCCGGTCGAGCCGTACGAGAAGGGGATGCTCGACGTCGGCGACGGCAACCTTGTGTACTGGGAGGCCTGCGGCAACCCGGACGGCAAGCCGGCACTCGTCGTCCACGGCGGGCCGGGATCCGGATGCGGGACCGGGGCACGCCAGATCTTCGACCCGGACCGCTACCGGGTCGTCCTGTTCGACCAGCGCGGCTGCGGCCGCAGTATTCCCCACGCAAGCGAACCCACGACCGATATGCGCCACAACACCACCCAGCACCTGATCGCCGACATGGAGCGGCTCCGCGATCACCTGGGTATCGACCGCTGGCTGCTCTACGGGGGCTCGTGGGGCTCCACGCTGATCCTGGCCTATGCCGAGACGTACCCGGAGCGGGTGTCGGAGATCGTCATCGCCGCCGTCACGACCACCCGGCGCTCCGAGATCGACTGGCTCTACCGGGGTGCGGGGCGGTTCTTCCCCGAGCAGTGGGAACGCTTCCTCGAAGGAGCCGGCAGTACACCACGAGACGGTGCCATCGTCGCGGCCTACGCACGCTTGATGGAGCATCCGGACCCCGCGGTACGGGAGAAGGCCACGGCCGACTGGTGCGCCTGGGAGGACGCGGTCCTGTCCGGGGAAACGAACGGCGCCTCCAACCCGTACGGTGACCGCCCGCCGGTCGCGCAACTGGCCCTGGTCCGCATCTGCTCGCACTACTTCGCCCACGGAGCGTGGCTGGAGGAAGGCGCACTCCTGCGCGATGCGCACCGCCTGGCCGGCATCCCGGGCGTGCTGGTCCACGGCAGGCTCGACCTGGCCGGCCCACTCGATACCGCATGGGAACTCGCCCGCGCCTGGCCCGATGCCGAGCTGACCGTCGTCGACAACGCGGGCCACCTGGGCAGCGACACGACCCGCGCCCATGTACTCAAGGCCCTCGACAGATTCGCTCACCAGAGATGA